The sequence below is a genomic window from Pagrus major chromosome 20, Pma_NU_1.0.
aaacaaactgttctcagaggaaaataaggtccccagaacactgtttgaaactagaaaggtggcagggtccgccacatatgaacaaagtataaaattgtgttgtccttaagGTCAGTTCGTTTGtccagtttattcagtcatgatgATTAGTTAGTTTGTCTAGGGATAACAATATCAGTcaagaagatctttctcttctgattaaaatttcttcccccaaactacatactgcacctttaacagagAGTGATCAAGAACTTGAAATTTAGTTGCTATGAAATCTAATTCTTGTTCTTTCCCGTACTTGAAtctttacttgtttttttccctgtgtaTGGCATGTGTGCAGCCTAGATTTAGATTCttctctttcaaaataaaaactttaaatgttTCCACAAAGTATTTCCTTCCACCTGTGTCCGCATTAAAGCACTGTTTACATCTCTCATCGACGCAAGGTCACTGTTTCTAGTCCTAGTAGTCGCGTGTCACTTCTGGAGCCAGACCAGCGTCCATCAGCCAACTGTTTTCAAGTTTCATGACTGTTTATACACCCTGCTGCCCACTACCGATCTGGTGATGGGCTCTAATCTCAGACCAAACCTATCATTTAGACAGGCGATGACTTTAGGATATGATTACTGCGGATACATGTTGTCACCTAGAGCGACGGGGAGCTGTTAATTACTGTTAATCCCATCCGTGTGAGCATCACAGGAGTTAAGCAGCAACAGCCTGTCATCAGACACTCCGGTTTTGTTCTCgatataaaagaaataaaaatagctACAACAAAAGTTCTCAGTATGtcaagaagaagaggaagagttCGGGGGCAGCTGAGTTGTCCCACAGTGGTCACTTTTGCCATATTAGTCCACAGATGACGCCAAAGTCCTGCATGTGTGTTGGCATTGAATTCACCTCATTCCAAGACTCCTGGGGCCTATTTTGGAGCATCGGTAAACCGATCCGCCCTACCACCTCCTCgctcctccctctttctcttacTTTCCCTCAGATCTGTTTCCCTGCCAAACCTGATGGTGTGGCTAAAGTTAGCCCCCCATGGGCTAGTATATAAGGCCCCAAGGGTCCATTGCTTACATGTCAGTCACATCGGCTTTGGCGTAGGCTTCTCTTCTTGACCACCAACAACCCCAGAAACTTGAGAGATGGTGAGTGTGGCCACGTTCCTCGGAGGAGCAGTCTCTAGGGATGTAGGATCGATGAGATGAAAGCATCACTGAAACATTTACTTTCTGGATTATCAAGAGCCCATGAAAAGTCTCTTGAGCCGAGCCTCCCAAACTGTGGATTTAACTTTTATCTGCTGGCTTGAGCTAACATCTCAAATCTTAACCacgaaaaatacaaaatgtttcaGGATGACTTGTGTGTTATTGTAGCCCCCAAAGCAATTACGTAGTACTTGATCCCCTAAATTGGGTGATAGATTCAAAATGGACAGATTTCTTTGATTGCTTGAAAGCAACTTGGCAAAAGTCATCAGATACAGTGATTTAAGTAGATCTTTAAGCGTTACCAAAGTTACAGAAACGAGCAATTTAGGACTCTGGGTCCTTTTGTTTTAGGACTTTCTGAAAATCCTCATATGGTTCGCCTAGACTTATCCAGGATCACTGTGTTTAACATTGAAGTCTGCTTTGTTGatgtgatgtttgaagtgtgTTCTGCCTTCCACCGTTCCACAGGCACCCAAGAAGGCcaagaggaggcagcagcagggtgagGGTGGATCCTCCAATGTGTTCTCCATGTTTGAGCAGAGCCAGATCCAGGAGTACAAGGAGGTAAAGTTTTCTCACATCTCAGGCCCTTTAAAGCCTTCTAATAATATGACCTAAGTTGGGAAAAGGGACATTATGTAGTGCTCATAGGTATCATTTGACCTTGGAGGTAATGTGAGGAAGCTTTCGAAAGACATAGACCTGATTGGTTTGACTGCgtgacagtgaaaaatgtcctcatcagcgtgacaggacaggacagtAAATCAGATTTTTCCGATGACAGCAGCTCAGTAGCTCAGTAATCCTCCTCAGAGACTCCGTACACTGTCGCTCTGTGACCTCACAGGAATGCCTGCCAACAGCTGTTGGGACAGTGATATTCATCAAAGCAGGAAAGAGGCGCTCAAGGTAGAAACAACAAGACAAGGTCCCTGGACCTAATGTTGAGTCTACGTTTAGGGAAGACAATAGAGTATACAGGTATAAAGAATAGAGAATAAAGTGGCGACAGTAGCTCAGCTTACCCTTTGGCGACTTCAGAAGGTGAAATAACATTGGGGACAGGGTCAGAAGATTCAGTCACAAGAGAGGGCGGGAACGACAGCTGTAATCAATACCTTCTCCTTAAATGTCGCAAGGGGCTTGTCTCACATTCCGAGACCATTTTAACACCTTAGAAAGACAAGTGGCCGACCAGCTGCCAAGTCCCAAAAGGTTCCCAATGCCATCTTTGGTTTCACTGGGTGCTACACCCAGCTatgtggagaggagaggtggaaaACAGCTCCACATTTACACGTTCATGTTGGAAGGCTATCTCAGGCAAATAATTATCATAAGCAGGTCTTATGATGAGGACTTGTGGGAAATGTGAGGATTATGAGTGTCATCTGAGGAGGTGGTGAAGGGTCGGTGGCAcggtttattttctttcattcactgACTGATGTCTCCTCTCTTACTTGGCTGTCTCCTGGCAGGCTTTCACAATCATCGACCAGAACAGAGATGGCATCATCAGCAAGGACGACCTCAGGGACGTGCTGGCCACCATGGGCCAACTGAATGTGAAGAATGAGGAGCTGGAGGCCATGGTGAAGGAGGCCAGCGGCCCCATCAACTTCACCGTCTTCCTGACCATGTTCGGCGAGAAGCTGAAGGGTGTGTTAGGACTTACACTTAGACAGTTCAAGCCTCCCTTGTTGCTTGATGAtcatttatctttattattcTCTTCTTGTTTTGACTAATTGGCTTCTTTTCCTCTTAGGTGCTGATCCCGAGGACGTCATCGTGAGCGCTTTCAAGGTCCTGGACCCCGAGGGCACCGGCGCCATCAAGAAGGAATTGTAAGGGCTCTTAGCTTTACTTTACCTTCTATCACAAAAGCTCTTTGACTCAAGAACGATCATCCGACTGATtaatttttctcctttttccccCTCCAGCCTTGAGGAGCTCCTGACCACCCAGTGCGACAGGTTCACCGCTGAGGAGGTGAGCTGATCAGGCTTTCTCTCACTCATATTCTCATTCTGTCACCAGTTGTTCAGCATTGTAAGACAGTTTTGTAATCCTTCCTCTACAGATGACCAACCTGTGGGCTGCTTTCCCCCCTGATGTGGCTGGCAATGTGGACTACAAGAACATCTGCTACGTCATCACACAcggagaagagaaggaggaataAATCCCCATCTCTTTCAAAGATCTCTGCCTCCGCTCAAACCCATACTCGACGCAACATCTACTCTACTCACTCTTCTCCGATGCCGTGGCTCCCTTGCACACTCTCGCGCCCTCGGCCCTTTCTGTCCGCTTGCCAGCTCACTACAAAAAGACTTGTCTCCTTTCTCGAGATACTCAGTGAGAGGACTGAAGGctgtgtggttgtttgtgtgtgagtacCAACAGGAGGACATGggattattttcaataaaaataatcttgtGGCACTGaaactctctctccatctctgtccctGCCTCTTGTACCTCCTGCTTTTCCTCCCATCACTCATTCTGTCCTTCTGCGTTGAGGCCAACAGTGCATGCATCATACCTATGTACAGCGCGTATGCATATGCAGTCCAGTGTATACAGCGGCCAGTCAGACATATCTCTTGGGTGCTGTGGTGCAAGCACAGTCGCTCACTTGAAACAAGTGAGCAGCCTGACCCGAGTGGTCTGTTAGTCTCACCCTGACACAGAGTGTTTAATGGACTCGTCCCTTTGTTTGTATCAGGGAGGAGAAGGCAGTTAAGAGTGGGAGTACTGTACTATAATAGATTGCCTACCCCTTCTCTTTAatctgtctctccttctcttaAACACAGGCACGAAAGGAAAAGTTGCAGTGAAAATAGGAAAGCATGATTTGTTTCAAATCCTGTAATTAGAGAAAGAGATGGTGAAAGATGGTGagtgggagggagagatgaaataaacaaaagtaaaatgtcttggttttggtctcttcttcctccaactcactgctgtttctctcctgttttaAAGACTGTACCAAATAAAGAAGTACAAATAAAATCCACTATCTTTCGTATGACACTGTGTCTGACTGGTTTAAGTGGGGGCGTGGGTGATTGCACTGTTGGTTGACTGTGGACAGCCCTGTAATGACTGCACACTGGCTGTAATATGCATGTGGTTGAGTAAATTCAAGGTTTGGAGGGGAAAAACTTCAGTTAGAGCCACAAATCTCTCTCCCTGGATGGCtagacatgcaatagatgttaCCTTCACAGTACAAACCAACAaaatcacagcagaaacagaacattttgttgtaagataaaaaataatctatCAACCCCTGACTCTAAATGTGCAGGAcagatgaattaaaaataaGGGAAACACTTAATAATACAAGAATAACGTGGTAAAGGGATGGGTTTGATTATTGACGTATAAATCCTGGCCCATTACAGAAATCACTATGTGACTACATGTAACTCAAATCCATCATATGGATGCTGCAGAAACCAATACATAAGGTAATATTGTTTGATCTGGGAATTGCAAGATCAAGGTAATGAATCACTGCTAATTCACACTGCGCTTAAAATAATTTGCCTAAAACATTGACTTTAAGTATCTCAATTACATGTAGATCTTTCATCCAATTAATTCAATAACATAAGCTCAATATAAAGGGTTGTATTTAATATCAAAGCTTTTCTATGCTGTTGAGTCAGTGGgtgtaaattaaataactaGATGTGTGTTTGGTTatatctgggtttttttttacttgttagttagctagttagtAAACCCAAAAGAGATAGTAAAGTCGGTGATTTTTCGCCTTGATGCATCCATAGAAAGTTGATTCGAAGTAGATTTTAAAGATGGTGAACActgtaaacattatacctgctaaacatcagagTACGGTGGCATTGTCATAAACAGGGACAGTTTTATTACATCATTTTTAACAACAGCATGTTGTCACTCATCACAGCCCCTTCATTCTTCAGGTAGTCAAAATCACAGAGTACAGAAAATAGAGGATTTCAAAGATCTTCATGTGGAATATGTGCTTCTGCCTTTGGTCCACCGTTGTGGCTGGAAACTTTAACGCACGCCAGATGCACAGAGGTGTGACATGTCACGTTGTTCCtgattttacaaaacaaattcaaatctgGGTggaaaagtttgtgtttgttgaggTGACAGATGACGTAGGTAAGGCATGTCAAGTTTAACATACACCTACACCTATACACATACGCCACTTATTCAAATCGAGAGAACTTACTCAAACCCAGCGGGTCTAACTTTAAATTTACTCACAGAGGTCGACTGGTTCAGTTGCAGTACTTGGAGGTTCTCAGCTGATTGATTTGAGAGTAAAAGTACAGAGCAATCCAAATGTCTCAGTTAGATAACATCACTGACTACCCTAATGCAACAGCCGACATGCAGTGTGATGTTGAACAGGAGGATATCTTCTGGACATGTGTCACTGTTGGTTCCTTTGTTTTTGGGTTTCCTGGAGCAGTTGCCATACTCTTGGACATGTTccagaaaggaagaaaagggaTAACATTCACCCCCAATGACGTCTTTATGTTAAATCAAGCTGTCATGGATGGGCTTTTTTTGATACTTAATCAACCTTACATGCTTTACAATTTTCATGAGCATAACTTCGTGTTTGTAGGATTTACTTTCTTCGTCTATTCATTCAATGTGTGTGGAAGGCCTCTGTTTATAACCTGCATCTGTCTGGACTGTTACCTGGCTGTGGTTCATCCTCTTACATACCGGGCAAGAAAGAGTCTGACTCCCAGGATCCTGATGGCTGTTGGTGTTTGGACTATGAATGCTGCATATGGATGTTATTTTGCTTTCCAACAAGAGGTAGCGTTTGAACCCACCCTAATCTTGTTTTATATCCTGACTCTCCCTGTTATTTGCTTCTGTGACGTGTTCATTCTTTGGACCCTGAAGAGATTGAGCCCTGCAGGAGGAAACATCCACCCTGAGAAGAAGAAGGCCCTGCAGGTCACCATCAACAACCTTGTTATTGGCCTTGTGGCTTATCTTCCTCCAATAATTGGGTGGTTGGTGTCCCAGTTTATGAGACTAGATAAAACTACCACTTGTCATGATTTGAGTGCAGTGTTGTCCAGCACTGTGTTTGGAAATGTAGCGTCAATCAACTTGCATTTGAACAATATGGGAAAACTGGACTGGCCGAAATGTTGGAAGCAGAAATGAGCCACTTTTTTGACcttttaattttcattatcagaTATTTTCCCAGCTGTGTAGAGCTGCACACATTGTCAAAGAAGGCAATAATGCATATGTTATCATGTTTGTTGTAGCAACATTTAGTATGTTAATCTAGTGCCATAAAGGTAGTTTAATATCTGAAGTTTGACTATTTAAACCGATTGGATTTTCATACATAATGTTGCACCAAATACACTATTAACCCTTTTAAAGGCCACCCTCTTTGTATCTATTGATGGGAATACATCATACCCTGTGGTATAACTTGTATGGacatgatttcattttattgtcataagtatagttttacattttttgattaaaaaatcaTTGCGATTAATGTTGTCTTAaggtcattcattcattcaacctttatttaaatctcgaaaaatcattgagggcaagctctcattttcaatgatgtcaagagcacaaataaaaaacagaataggtgcaaaaatgtgataacaaacaacaacaacgaacATAATCACAGAGCGAATAAACAGAATGGGTACATAAAAGTGATAACAGCTAAGGTCATTTCAACATTTGAGGAAACAATGTCTACTTCCAGTGTGTTGTCTAGATAGAAACCAGGAGTAACTGATCTATTTCTGCTGTGATGAGGACCATGTAAGGAAAACTGCATGTTAAACCAATGGGCTCAACCAAATAAGGGATTTTaacttcactttttaaaagtttttctaCTTAAAAGTGCTTGAAGAATGTCTTTTTCCAGCTAAGAATAAGTTGTTTGTAACTTTGCGCTTTGTATCGAGCAACATGAAATAAAGTGGAGGTTTCTTATTTTAATCTATACATCTAACTAGCCGCAAAATATAACCAGAAGCAACAACCTgttcaataaacacatttgtgtttcattcatAAGGTGTTTTTAGGCAGTATTCTGTTGCTTCAACAACACATATAGGAGATAATGTATGCCACTATGTTTGTTTTACACCTTTCAGTAGTCACAACTTCATTTGACTGAAGAGTACTTCATTTACCTAGAATAACACTGATTTTGACAGGCTATGGAAAGTGACTGGTGATGAATGAGCAGATAAGatagaaacagagaaaataccTGCATATTCAAAGCAAGAGATTTTCcacaatgtttttcattttaaaaataacattattattattattattattattattataaatattattattattattattattattattattattattatacacaaGATTCCTCATAGTTACCataaaatctaaatcaaaaAGAATAACTTAAAATCAATAGATCAATGAATCACATGACCTAGTGACGTACGTAATAACGGAAGTAAAATTATCTCCATCTAAACGTtctgccttcaaaataaaagctaccAATATTTTACTTTACAATATCCGCATTGGATCTAACATAAAA
It includes:
- the LOC141015987 gene encoding myosin regulatory light chain 2, skeletal muscle; its protein translation is MFEQSQIQEYKEAFTIIDQNRDGIISKDDLRDVLATMGQLNVKNEELEAMVKEASGPINFTVFLTMFGEKLKGADPEDVIVSAFKVLDPEGTGAIKKEFLEELLTTQCDRFTAEEMTNLWAAFPPDVAGNVDYKNICYVITHGEEKEE